A stretch of Christensenellaceae bacterium DNA encodes these proteins:
- a CDS encoding membrane protein, translating into MKTKTRSLTLMAILIAIMLLMGFVPNLGFIMIGPVSITLMCIPVIVATMVLGLKTGLGMGALFAAISIVKMFTMPDAFSALVVDDFGQYGLMYIVSLIVPRLLIPLVTWGVGCIMRTKKEFVNLGVASLLGSLTNTAGYLILVGLALTPLICSLYGVDAAGAVVVIWTIVLTNGLPEAIAATLICPPIIRALRKVVPRIGTAKSKEIAG; encoded by the coding sequence ATGAAAACAAAAACGCGTAGTTTAACTTTGATGGCAATCCTGATTGCCATTATGCTTTTGATGGGGTTTGTGCCCAATCTCGGTTTTATCATGATTGGGCCGGTCTCTATCACGCTGATGTGTATTCCGGTCATCGTGGCGACGATGGTGCTGGGCCTGAAAACGGGTCTTGGAATGGGGGCGCTGTTTGCGGCAATCAGCATTGTGAAGATGTTTACCATGCCGGACGCGTTTTCTGCGCTGGTAGTGGATGATTTCGGGCAGTACGGGCTTATGTATATCGTCAGTCTGATTGTGCCGAGGCTGCTGATCCCGCTTGTAACCTGGGGCGTGGGATGTATCATGCGCACGAAAAAGGAGTTTGTGAATTTAGGGGTCGCGTCGCTTTTGGGATCGCTCACGAATACGGCAGGGTACCTGATTTTGGTGGGCCTGGCGCTCACTCCGCTCATTTGCTCCTTGTATGGAGTCGATGCGGCTGGCGCGGTGGTGGTGATATGGACGATTGTCCTTACAAACGGTCTTCCGGAAGCTATTGCAGCGACACTGATCTGCCCGCCGATCATACGGGCGCTCAGAAAAGTTGTGCCGAGGATCGGCACAGCAAAATCAAAGGAGATTGCAGGCTAA
- the glyS gene encoding glycine--tRNA ligase → MEKTMDKIVALAKGRGFVFPGSEIYGGLANSWDYGPLGVEFKNNVKRAWWQKFVQECPYNVGLDAAILMNPETWVASGHVGGFNDPLMDCKSCKERFRADKLIEDYVAENNLDIGPIEAMTKEEMEAFIAQHIVCPSCGKKDFTPIRQFNLMFKTFQGVNEDTAAQIYLRPETAQGIFVNFKNVLRTTRRKMPMGIGQIGKSFRNEITPGNFIFRIREFEQMELEFFCDPKEEFEWFNYWKDYCHQWLLNLGIKDENLKLRDHAQEELSHYSNATTDIEYLFPFGWGELWGIADRTDFDLKAHMNHSGESLEYLDPVTNEKYVPYCIEPSLGADRVALAFLCEAYDEETLENGDTRIVMHLHPALAPFKAAVLPLQKKLAETSDKLFADLAKHLNVDYDLAGSIGKRYRREDEIGTPYCVTVDFESLDDNCVTVRDRDTMQQQRIPMDGVLKFLQDKMEF, encoded by the coding sequence ATGGAAAAAACAATGGACAAGATCGTAGCGCTCGCCAAAGGACGCGGGTTTGTGTTTCCCGGCTCGGAGATCTATGGGGGCCTCGCTAATTCGTGGGACTACGGTCCGCTGGGCGTGGAATTCAAAAACAATGTCAAACGCGCATGGTGGCAGAAATTCGTGCAGGAATGTCCGTATAACGTCGGCCTTGACGCGGCGATTCTCATGAATCCCGAAACATGGGTCGCTTCCGGCCATGTCGGCGGCTTCAACGATCCTCTGATGGATTGCAAGAGCTGTAAGGAGCGTTTTCGCGCGGACAAGCTGATCGAGGATTACGTGGCCGAAAACAACCTGGACATCGGGCCTATAGAGGCCATGACCAAGGAAGAAATGGAAGCCTTTATTGCACAGCACATCGTATGTCCGTCGTGCGGCAAAAAAGATTTTACACCGATCCGCCAGTTCAACCTGATGTTCAAGACTTTCCAAGGAGTCAACGAAGATACGGCTGCGCAGATTTACCTGCGTCCGGAAACCGCGCAGGGCATTTTCGTCAACTTTAAGAATGTACTGCGCACGACACGCCGCAAAATGCCGATGGGCATCGGGCAGATCGGAAAATCTTTCCGTAACGAGATTACGCCCGGTAACTTCATTTTCCGTATTCGTGAGTTCGAACAGATGGAACTGGAGTTCTTCTGCGATCCGAAAGAGGAATTCGAATGGTTCAATTATTGGAAAGATTATTGCCACCAGTGGCTGCTGAATCTCGGCATCAAGGACGAAAACCTGAAACTGCGCGACCATGCGCAAGAGGAATTATCGCATTACTCCAACGCCACGACGGACATTGAATATTTGTTCCCATTCGGCTGGGGCGAGCTTTGGGGCATTGCCGACCGTACGGATTTTGACTTAAAGGCCCACATGAACCATTCGGGCGAGAGCCTCGAGTATCTCGACCCCGTTACCAATGAAAAATATGTGCCTTACTGTATCGAACCTTCGCTGGGCGCAGACCGTGTCGCGCTTGCGTTCCTGTGCGAGGCATATGATGAGGAAACGCTTGAAAACGGCGATACGCGTATCGTCATGCACCTGCATCCGGCGCTCGCGCCGTTTAAGGCCGCGGTTCTGCCTCTCCAGAAAAAGTTAGCGGAGACGTCGGATAAGTTGTTTGCCGACCTTGCGAAGCATCTGAACGTGGACTATGACCTTGCAGGCTCCATCGGTAAGCGTTACCGCCGTGAGGACGAGATTGGTACGCCGTACTGCGTCACTGTGGATTTTGAATCCTTAGACGACAACTGCGTTACGGTCCGCGACCGCGATACCATGCAGCAGCAGCGTATCCCCATGGATGGCGTGCTTAAGTTCCTGCAGGATAAAATGGAGTTTTAA
- the cobT gene encoding nicotinate-nucleotide--dimethylbenzimidazole phosphoribosyltransferase, giving the protein MDYADILPLYEDSMIAARQRIDSLSKPLGSLGKLEEYAVQLAGIRGYMGGTLQKRCVLVFAADNGIYEEGITPVPQDVTPMQTVNIANGAAGVNALAAQADAQVFVYNVGIAQPLERKGITDVLVMHGTNNMAKEPAMTLSQCKKAMQAGYDAVTAHADYDVIGLGEMGICNTSTTAAVASVLLKRPVSDLTGKGAGITEEHYAAKIAAIERAIAVNMPDPDNVTDVLSKVGGLDIAAMTGAYLACAHYRIPVVIDGFISVCAALCAQRIAPLCASYMFASHQSDEKGYAPIVKALGLSPALMLNMRLGEGSGCPLMFYILEASLRILEDMGTFEEGSIDPSGFVDLRK; this is encoded by the coding sequence ATGGATTACGCTGATATACTGCCTCTTTACGAGGATTCAATGATCGCCGCGCGGCAGCGTATCGATTCTTTATCCAAGCCGTTGGGAAGTCTTGGCAAGCTGGAAGAATACGCGGTACAGCTCGCGGGTATCCGTGGCTACATGGGCGGCACGCTCCAAAAACGCTGCGTGCTCGTCTTTGCCGCCGATAACGGCATTTACGAAGAGGGCATTACCCCTGTTCCCCAGGATGTAACGCCCATGCAGACTGTCAATATCGCAAACGGCGCCGCCGGCGTCAATGCGCTGGCCGCGCAGGCGGACGCGCAGGTTTTCGTATATAATGTCGGAATCGCGCAGCCCTTAGAGCGCAAAGGAATTACCGACGTGCTGGTGATGCACGGTACCAATAACATGGCAAAAGAACCCGCCATGACGCTCTCGCAATGCAAAAAAGCGATGCAGGCCGGCTATGACGCCGTCACTGCCCATGCGGATTATGATGTGATCGGCCTTGGAGAAATGGGGATCTGCAATACGTCCACCACTGCCGCCGTTGCCTCCGTTCTGCTGAAGAGACCGGTAAGCGACCTAACCGGAAAGGGTGCGGGTATCACCGAGGAACATTACGCTGCCAAGATTGCGGCGATTGAGCGCGCGATCGCAGTAAACATGCCCGACCCAGACAATGTGACCGATGTGCTTTCCAAAGTTGGCGGTCTTGATATTGCGGCGATGACAGGCGCCTATCTTGCGTGCGCGCATTACAGGATTCCCGTCGTCATCGACGGTTTTATCTCTGTGTGCGCGGCTCTTTGCGCGCAGCGTATCGCGCCTCTATGCGCAAGCTATATGTTTGCCTCTCATCAAAGCGACGAAAAGGGGTACGCCCCCATTGTGAAAGCTCTCGGTTTATCTCCGGCACTCATGCTCAATATGCGTCTCGGCGAGGGCAGCGGCTGCCCCCTCATGTTTTATATTTTGGAAGCGTCGCTGCGTATCCTTGAGGATATGGGTACTTTCGAGGAAGGAAGCATCGACCCCTCTGGATTTGTGGATCTGCGCAAATAA
- the glnP gene encoding glutamine ABC transporter permease encodes MSELLTWINIRFLLQGLATTIVISTISIALSIVLGMIIAIGRNSRNQVVPKLAGIYIEIFKNTPLLLWIMLIFFVARIPPMGSAILAFTLFTSAGIAEILRGGISAIPKGQWEAAKSQGFSRGTTYVYIVLPQAIRNMVPALLSQMVTTIKDTSYLWGAMAIQELMGRGMILMNLYNSTTQIFAIFGMMALLYFIVCFTLSQFVRRYQKKYRTASILYD; translated from the coding sequence ATGTCAGAATTACTTACGTGGATAAACATCCGCTTCCTGCTGCAGGGACTGGCGACAACAATCGTTATTTCGACTATTTCCATCGCGCTTTCTATTGTGCTGGGCATGATTATTGCGATCGGCAGAAATTCAAGAAATCAGGTCGTTCCCAAGCTGGCGGGCATATATATTGAAATATTCAAAAATACGCCTTTATTGCTGTGGATCATGCTGATCTTTTTTGTGGCCCGCATCCCGCCTATGGGGTCGGCTATATTGGCGTTCACGCTGTTTACGTCCGCGGGCATTGCGGAAATATTGCGCGGCGGTATCAGCGCGATTCCCAAAGGACAATGGGAAGCGGCGAAATCACAGGGCTTTTCGCGGGGGACAACGTATGTATATATTGTGCTTCCGCAGGCGATCAGGAATATGGTGCCCGCGCTCTTGTCGCAAATGGTGACGACGATCAAGGATACATCCTACCTGTGGGGCGCAATGGCGATCCAAGAGTTGATGGGCAGGGGAATGATCCTCATGAACCTTTACAATTCGACCACACAGATATTCGCGATATTCGGCATGATGGCGCTGCTGTACTTTATCGTTTGCTTTACCCTTTCGCAGTTTGTGCGGCGTTATCAGAAAAAGTACCGCACAGCATCCATTCTGTACGATTAA
- a CDS encoding glutamine ABC transporter permease gives MGDVFAPFKWEALFAQGDQLAQAFLNTVLISLLALVIALALGFVFGMMSYAKHKAPRVINRVYIEIVQNIPLLLQMFVLYAVLPLFGVMMGTFMIGVVGIGIYHGAYISEVVHSGLSSVPKGQFEAAQSQGFTYSETMLHIILPQAVKTILPPLAVQAANLIKNTSVLALIAGGELMYFSNSFAYGTSYYGPAYVVAGVLYFILCFPLSRLARRLEEKRKKEIKPGEEDVTCQNYLRG, from the coding sequence ATGGGAGATGTATTTGCACCGTTTAAATGGGAGGCGCTTTTTGCACAGGGCGATCAGCTTGCGCAGGCATTTTTGAATACGGTACTAATCTCGTTATTGGCGCTCGTAATCGCGCTCGCGCTTGGTTTTGTCTTTGGTATGATGTCATATGCAAAGCACAAAGCGCCGCGCGTGATTAACCGCGTATATATCGAAATCGTGCAGAATATTCCGCTGCTTTTGCAGATGTTTGTGCTGTATGCGGTGCTGCCGCTTTTTGGCGTTATGATGGGCACATTCATGATCGGCGTTGTAGGCATCGGTATTTACCACGGCGCCTATATTTCGGAAGTCGTCCATTCTGGATTGTCTTCCGTACCAAAAGGGCAATTTGAGGCGGCGCAGTCGCAGGGCTTTACCTATAGCGAAACCATGTTGCATATCATACTGCCGCAGGCCGTGAAAACGATTTTGCCGCCGCTCGCGGTACAGGCGGCAAACCTGATCAAGAATACGTCCGTGCTTGCGCTCATCGCGGGCGGCGAGCTGATGTATTTTTCCAATTCGTTTGCATACGGAACGAGCTATTACGGTCCGGCTTATGTGGTGGCGGGAGTACTGTATTTTATTCTCTGTTTCCCGCTTTCAAGGCTAGCCAGACGCCTGGAGGAAAAACGTAAAAAAGAGATCAAGCCGGGAGAGGAGGATGTGACATGTCAGAATTACTTACGTGGATAA
- a CDS encoding amino acid ABC transporter substrate-binding protein → MKRRVVILCMILIVAFALGACAQDDDVLYVGVKIDVPRFGYQSPATGQIEGFEVDIARELASELKGSPDKLSLTGVNVTTRGAMIDNGMLDAALCTFTITDQRKKSYHFSQPYYTDHIGVLVKKDAGIKSFKDLDGKTIGVAQSATTREKLQAAADKLGITLKFNEYATYPEIKIALVSGRVDAFSVDESILNGYLDDTTELLEEQFAPQEYGVASSLTNRELADEIDRVIGEMRADGRMAALEEKWGL, encoded by the coding sequence ATGAAAAGACGAGTTGTTATTTTATGTATGATTTTAATAGTTGCGTTTGCGTTGGGCGCGTGTGCACAGGACGACGACGTTCTTTATGTGGGTGTAAAAATAGACGTCCCCAGGTTTGGATACCAAAGTCCGGCGACAGGGCAGATCGAGGGATTCGAGGTGGATATTGCGCGGGAACTGGCCAGTGAATTAAAAGGCTCGCCGGATAAACTTTCCTTAACGGGAGTAAACGTGACGACGCGAGGCGCGATGATCGATAATGGCATGCTGGATGCGGCGCTGTGTACCTTTACGATTACGGACCAACGCAAAAAAAGTTATCATTTCAGCCAGCCCTATTATACGGATCACATCGGCGTGCTGGTCAAAAAGGATGCGGGAATCAAGAGCTTTAAAGACCTTGACGGAAAGACGATCGGCGTTGCCCAGAGCGCGACCACCAGGGAAAAGCTGCAGGCGGCGGCGGACAAGCTGGGGATCACGCTGAAGTTCAATGAATATGCGACCTATCCGGAAATTAAGATCGCGCTTGTGTCAGGCAGGGTAGATGCTTTTTCCGTAGATGAATCGATTTTGAACGGTTATCTGGACGATACGACGGAATTATTGGAAGAACAATTCGCACCGCAGGAATACGGCGTTGCCTCCTCCCTTACCAATCGGGAGCTTGCGGACGAAATCGACCGTGTGATCGGCGAGATGAGAGCGGACGGACGGATGGCGGCGCTCGAGGAGAAGTGGGGGCTTTAG
- a CDS encoding ABC transporter ATP-binding protein translates to MISVQNVSKKFGETYALRDVNLEIQTGEKIVIIGPSGSGKSTLIRCINGLEKPSTGTIIVDGIEVTAKKVDTRKLYANVAMVFQDFNLYPHKTVLENVTIAPVRVQHVPKQEAERSGAQYLERVGLCDKVSQYPTKLSGGQKQRVAIARALNMHPQIILFDEPTSALDPEMIQEVLEVIKDLAKSNITMVIVTHEMGLAREAADRVVFMEAGQIVDSGTPQELFDEAKNPRIQAFLSKILK, encoded by the coding sequence ATGATTTCCGTTCAGAACGTATCAAAAAAATTTGGAGAAACCTATGCGCTGAGGGATGTGAACCTGGAAATCCAGACAGGGGAAAAGATTGTGATTATCGGTCCGTCCGGTTCGGGCAAAAGTACGCTGATCCGGTGTATCAACGGGTTGGAAAAGCCGTCGACAGGCACGATCATCGTCGACGGGATCGAGGTAACGGCCAAAAAGGTGGATACGAGGAAACTATATGCCAACGTGGCGATGGTTTTTCAGGATTTTAACCTCTATCCCCATAAAACCGTACTCGAGAACGTGACCATCGCGCCGGTGCGTGTACAGCACGTACCGAAACAGGAAGCGGAGCGTAGCGGCGCGCAATATCTGGAGCGCGTGGGGCTATGCGACAAGGTGAGCCAGTATCCCACAAAATTATCCGGCGGACAGAAGCAGCGCGTCGCGATCGCGCGGGCGCTTAATATGCATCCGCAGATCATCCTTTTTGACGAGCCAACGTCCGCGCTCGATCCGGAAATGATACAGGAAGTGCTGGAGGTAATCAAAGACCTTGCCAAAAGTAACATTACTATGGTGATTGTTACACACGAAATGGGGCTGGCGCGGGAAGCGGCTGATCGGGTCGTTTTCATGGAGGCGGGGCAGATCGTGGATAGCGGTACGCCACAGGAACTGTTTGACGAAGCCAAAAACCCGAGGATACAGGCTTTTTTGAGTAAGATATTAAAATGA
- a CDS encoding cadmium transporter has product MEHSHHEHAQDMECACEMEHAHEHDHESGCACGHEHTHSKEKPKSYLARIIVGAAIFALGILLQNTAQIPEWMRFVIFLAAYLVLGINVLITAGKNMVKGKVFDENFLMTVATVGAFILADYAEGTAVMLFYLIGETLSDLAVERSKKSIAKLMDIRPDYANLKQGDTVKRVDPQDVKIGDTIVVKPFEKIPLDGVILEGASALNTSALTGESMPREVFAGESALAGSVNGGGLLTIRVEKEFGESTVAKILDLVEHAGSKKAHTEKFITKFARYYTPVVCAGALVVAVIPSLVTGDVATWVYRALLFLVISCPCALVVSVPLTYFSGIGGASKKGILIKGANYLEALTNVQDVVFDKTGTLTKGVFEVKKITAADGITEEEVLENAAVAEANSSHPIAKSVLETYGRAAPAARDYREEAGYGVIAITEDGEEILAGNAKLLCRHNIVFSELEDAGTVLYVARAGRFLGSILIADRIKQDARQTANALHALGVGTAMLTGDAKRIGETMAAEIGIDEVYTELLPQDKVAALERIQEKNGSSAFVGDGINDAPVLARADVGIAMGGAGSDAAIEAADVVLMTDEPLKVAESIRLSRRTRRIVWQNIIFALAVKAGVMALGVTGIADMWWAVFADVGVTLIAVLNALRAMK; this is encoded by the coding sequence ATGGAACACAGCCATCACGAACATGCCCAGGACATGGAATGTGCGTGCGAAATGGAACATGCGCACGAGCACGACCATGAAAGCGGCTGCGCCTGCGGGCACGAGCATACGCATTCAAAAGAGAAACCGAAAAGCTACCTGGCGAGGATCATCGTCGGCGCGGCCATTTTTGCGCTGGGAATCCTTTTACAGAATACGGCACAGATACCCGAGTGGATGAGGTTTGTTATCTTTCTAGCCGCTTATTTGGTTTTGGGAATCAATGTGCTGATTACGGCGGGCAAGAATATGGTCAAAGGCAAGGTGTTTGACGAAAACTTCCTGATGACAGTAGCTACGGTCGGCGCGTTTATCCTGGCGGATTACGCCGAAGGAACGGCGGTCATGTTATTTTACCTGATTGGGGAAACGCTTTCCGACCTCGCGGTGGAGCGCAGTAAAAAGTCCATTGCCAAACTGATGGATATTCGCCCAGACTACGCGAATTTAAAGCAGGGGGATACGGTTAAGCGCGTAGACCCGCAGGATGTAAAGATCGGCGATACGATTGTCGTTAAGCCGTTTGAAAAGATTCCGCTTGACGGCGTGATCCTCGAAGGGGCTTCGGCGCTCAATACAAGCGCGCTCACGGGAGAAAGCATGCCGCGCGAGGTCTTCGCGGGGGAAAGCGCGCTCGCGGGAAGCGTCAACGGCGGCGGTCTGCTGACGATCCGAGTGGAAAAGGAATTCGGGGAATCCACCGTTGCCAAGATCCTTGACCTGGTGGAGCATGCGGGAAGCAAAAAGGCGCATACCGAAAAATTTATTACCAAGTTCGCGCGTTATTACACGCCTGTCGTATGCGCGGGGGCGCTCGTTGTGGCGGTCATTCCCTCGCTGGTAACGGGAGACGTCGCAACATGGGTATATCGGGCGCTGTTGTTCCTCGTGATTTCGTGTCCGTGCGCTTTGGTGGTATCCGTACCGCTTACTTATTTCAGCGGGATCGGCGGCGCGTCGAAAAAGGGGATCCTGATCAAAGGCGCCAATTACCTGGAGGCGCTTACGAATGTGCAAGACGTGGTGTTTGATAAGACGGGAACGCTGACAAAGGGCGTATTCGAGGTCAAAAAAATTACGGCGGCAGATGGAATAACGGAAGAAGAAGTGCTGGAAAACGCTGCGGTTGCGGAGGCCAATTCCTCGCACCCGATCGCAAAATCCGTGCTGGAAACGTACGGCAGAGCAGCGCCGGCGGCACGGGATTACAGAGAAGAGGCAGGATACGGCGTGATTGCAATCACAGAGGATGGGGAAGAAATCCTTGCGGGAAACGCCAAGCTGCTTTGCAGACACAACATTGTTTTTTCGGAATTGGAAGATGCGGGTACGGTTTTGTATGTGGCGCGTGCGGGCCGCTTTTTGGGAAGTATACTGATCGCGGACAGGATAAAGCAGGACGCAAGACAAACCGCGAACGCGCTGCACGCTCTGGGCGTAGGAACGGCGATGCTGACGGGCGACGCGAAACGGATCGGCGAAACGATGGCGGCGGAGATTGGGATAGACGAGGTATACACGGAGCTTTTGCCGCAGGATAAGGTTGCTGCCCTCGAGCGGATACAGGAGAAAAACGGCAGCAGCGCCTTTGTGGGAGACGGAATTAACGACGCGCCCGTACTCGCGCGCGCCGACGTAGGGATTGCGATGGGCGGCGCGGGAAGCGATGCGGCAATCGAAGCCGCCGACGTGGTACTGATGACGGACGAGCCCTTAAAGGTCGCGGAGTCTATCCGTTTGTCGCGCAGGACGCGGCGTATCGTATGGCAGAATATCATATTCGCGCTGGCCGTAAAAGCGGGGGTCATGGCGCTCGGCGTAACGGGTATTGCGGATATGTGGTGGGCGGTATTTGCCGACGTCGGCGTGACGCTGATCGCGGTTTTAAACGCCCTGCGCGCGATGAAATAA
- a CDS encoding transcriptional regulator: MMKQSMEELDKMSRIFKMLSDPSRLRIIFALHDTEMCVAHLCDALGLEQSAVSHQLQNLKTARLVKSRKEGKNVFYSLDDAHVLHIIDQVLEHIRH, translated from the coding sequence ATGATGAAGCAGAGTATGGAAGAGCTGGACAAAATGAGCCGCATTTTTAAGATGTTGAGCGATCCAAGCCGGCTCAGGATCATTTTTGCCCTCCATGATACGGAGATGTGCGTGGCGCATTTATGCGACGCCTTAGGTCTTGAGCAGTCTGCAGTATCTCATCAGTTGCAAAATCTGAAAACCGCCCGCCTGGTCAAAAGCCGGAAAGAAGGAAAAAATGTATTTTACAGCTTGGACGACGCGCACGTGCTGCATATCATCGACCAGGTGCTAGAACACATAAGGCATTAA
- a CDS encoding ADP-ribose pyrophosphatase → MNIDDLKETTLSSEKIYEGAIIDVVKDTVRLPDGKTSVREVVRHPGGVSVCAVDHDLNVYFVRQFRYPFGEVLLELPAGKLDKDGEEPASAAARELKEETGLVASDLVSLGQIYSSVGFCDEVIHMYMAVNIEQQEQCLDEGEFVRVEKLPLATAVQMVLRGEIKDAKTVASLLKAYTILDQLQQQYEQQAEA, encoded by the coding sequence ATGAACATAGATGATTTGAAAGAAACGACGCTGTCGTCCGAAAAAATTTACGAAGGCGCGATTATCGATGTCGTAAAGGATACGGTACGTTTGCCGGACGGCAAGACATCCGTCAGGGAAGTGGTGCGGCATCCGGGCGGCGTGAGCGTATGCGCGGTGGACCATGATCTGAACGTATATTTTGTGCGGCAGTTCCGTTATCCGTTTGGGGAGGTGCTGCTCGAATTGCCGGCGGGCAAGCTGGATAAAGACGGAGAGGAGCCGGCGTCTGCCGCCGCGCGGGAGTTAAAAGAGGAAACGGGGCTTGTCGCGAGCGACCTGGTTTCACTGGGGCAGATTTATTCCAGCGTGGGTTTTTGTGATGAAGTGATCCATATGTATATGGCGGTTAATATCGAGCAGCAGGAGCAATGCCTCGACGAAGGGGAATTCGTCAGGGTGGAGAAGCTGCCGCTCGCAACGGCGGTGCAGATGGTGCTGCGCGGAGAAATCAAAGACGCCAAGACGGTGGCGTCGCTCTTAAAGGCGTACACGATTTTAGACCAATTGCAGCAGCAATATGAACAGCAGGCGGAAGCATGA
- a CDS encoding ferritin, translated as MISKKLESMLNEQMKNEFYSAYFYLSMAAWFTSKNLNGFANWYTVQAQEERDHAKMIMDYVLRVGGNAEFLAIEAPDTNFTSPMDIFEKTLAHEQKVTGMINDLMGAAVDERDFKTQHFLQWYVNEQVEEEENASGLIEKLRISGNSEAGILYMDAEAATRVYTPATQANA; from the coding sequence ATGATCAGTAAAAAATTGGAATCTATGCTTAACGAACAGATGAAAAACGAATTTTATTCGGCTTATTTTTATCTTTCCATGGCCGCATGGTTTACGTCCAAAAACCTGAACGGGTTCGCCAACTGGTATACGGTGCAGGCTCAGGAAGAACGCGACCATGCCAAAATGATCATGGATTATGTGCTGCGCGTAGGCGGGAATGCGGAGTTCCTGGCGATCGAAGCGCCTGACACAAATTTCACTTCGCCGATGGATATTTTTGAAAAAACGCTGGCGCATGAACAGAAAGTGACCGGTATGATCAACGACCTGATGGGCGCTGCGGTTGATGAGCGCGACTTCAAGACTCAGCATTTTCTGCAGTGGTATGTAAACGAACAGGTTGAAGAAGAAGAAAACGCTTCCGGTCTGATCGAAAAACTGCGTATTTCGGGCAACAGTGAAGCGGGCATCCTTTATATGGACGCGGAAGCCGCGACCCGCGTATATACGCCTGCAACACAGGCAAACGCATAA
- a CDS encoding MATE family efflux transporter — protein MEEKIDQRAQMMGTAKVPSAIVRLAIPAIISMAVMAIYNMADTYFVSISPEGYLGTAAVSVFMPIMLTTQALSILFAAGGAAYLSRLLGAGEPEKAGKTATTTITLSFLAGVLVAIIGCIGARPLLLWLGASDSTIELAMDYALVMFIASPVQLTNMAFNNLLRSEGSAVQSMTGMVIGAVVNIVLDPVFIFTFDMGVMGAAVATAISQVLAFVILSSNYWRKKTVAKFKLKGFRFEGEIVSYIVRIGSSTFLTQLLAAIGFAVINVCAKPYGDAAIAAFGIVNRIQFLGFALIFGFSQGYQPVAGYNFGAHKFGRLKSAMKFGIAVALMIGAAVTLLCYLLAPQMMRIFTTDAYVMQIGIPALRWFTAGFTLTAFTLVMMMTHQAFGRATGALVLSISRQGVCLIPTVLVLANVLGLMGIMISPLVADIISGVIAAILAVRIFRYIHETKEAYEMGLLDPDAEQ, from the coding sequence ATGGAAGAGAAAATTGATCAGCGCGCGCAAATGATGGGAACGGCTAAGGTGCCGTCGGCAATCGTCCGTTTGGCAATTCCGGCGATTATCAGTATGGCCGTTATGGCAATCTACAATATGGCCGACACCTATTTTGTCAGCATTTCTCCGGAGGGCTATCTGGGAACGGCGGCGGTCTCGGTCTTTATGCCTATTATGCTTACGACGCAAGCGCTTTCCATCCTGTTTGCCGCAGGCGGCGCGGCCTATCTTTCACGCCTGCTTGGGGCAGGAGAGCCTGAGAAAGCGGGGAAAACGGCCACGACGACGATCACGCTTTCTTTTCTGGCGGGCGTGCTGGTGGCTATCATCGGATGTATCGGCGCGCGGCCGCTCCTTTTGTGGCTGGGGGCTTCGGACAGCACGATTGAGCTGGCTATGGATTATGCGCTCGTCATGTTTATCGCTTCGCCCGTCCAGCTTACCAATATGGCTTTTAACAATCTCCTGCGTTCAGAGGGCAGCGCGGTGCAGTCCATGACGGGTATGGTGATCGGCGCGGTTGTCAATATCGTCCTCGATCCGGTTTTTATTTTCACATTCGATATGGGCGTTATGGGCGCGGCGGTTGCGACGGCGATTTCACAGGTCCTGGCGTTTGTCATTCTGTCCTCGAATTACTGGCGTAAAAAGACAGTGGCAAAATTTAAGCTGAAAGGCTTTCGTTTTGAGGGGGAAATTGTTTCCTACATCGTGCGGATCGGCTCTTCCACGTTTTTGACGCAGCTTTTAGCCGCGATTGGTTTTGCCGTCATCAATGTTTGCGCGAAACCGTATGGGGATGCGGCTATCGCGGCCTTTGGCATTGTCAACCGGATACAGTTTTTGGGCTTTGCCCTGATTTTTGGTTTTTCGCAAGGCTATCAGCCTGTTGCGGGCTATAACTTCGGCGCGCATAAATTCGGCAGGCTGAAATCGGCGATGAAGTTTGGGATTGCGGTTGCCCTCATGATCGGCGCTGCGGTTACTTTGCTTTGTTATTTGCTGGCGCCGCAGATGATGCGTATTTTTACTACCGACGCTTATGTAATGCAAATCGGCATACCGGCGCTCCGGTGGTTTACGGCGGGCTTTACGCTGACGGCATTTACGCTTGTGATGATGATGACGCACCAGGCGTTTGGCAGGGCGACGGGCGCGCTCGTGCTCTCTATTTCGCGCCAGGGCGTGTGTCTGATACCTACGGTGCTGGTGCTGGCGAATGTGCTTGGTTTGATGGGTATCATGATTTCCCCGTTGGTGGCGGATATTATTTCCGGCGTGATTGCCGCGATCCTGGCGGTACGCATTTTCCGCTACATACATGAGACAAAGGAAGCCTACGAGATGGGACTTTTGGACCCTGACGCGGAGCAATAA